One Geminocystis sp. M7585_C2015_104 genomic window carries:
- a CDS encoding GAF domain-containing protein produces the protein MTDSKQQSPEALAIEVASLRGMVEQLSKYKRAMEAQQELFKAILRMGSVASGRLMLRSVLLEICEKTREILKAEKASLFILSPKGVITESILARGPTIQEEKTQLIGTVLKQGLAGWVYRYRRMALVKDTKEDERWLEFERQPYQVGSAICVPFLKGSIVLGILTLTHAQPYHFNEDMAEFMEVFSPSIAIALDYATTLFEASSQPGQ, from the coding sequence ATGACGGATTCCAAGCAACAGTCTCCCGAGGCTTTAGCCATAGAGGTGGCCTCCTTAAGGGGTATGGTGGAACAGTTGAGCAAGTATAAAAGGGCAATGGAGGCTCAACAAGAACTGTTTAAGGCCATTCTGAGAATGGGCAGTGTTGCCAGTGGGAGACTGATGTTACGTTCTGTGCTTCTAGAAATATGTGAGAAGACAAGAGAGATACTAAAAGCGGAAAAGGCAAGTTTGTTCATATTAAGCCCGAAGGGGGTGATAACAGAAAGTATATTGGCAAGGGGGCCAACCATTCAGGAGGAGAAGACTCAATTAATTGGGACTGTTTTGAAACAGGGGTTAGCGGGGTGGGTGTATCGTTATCGTCGGATGGCGCTAGTAAAGGATACCAAAGAGGACGAACGTTGGTTGGAATTTGAACGTCAACCCTATCAAGTGGGCTCTGCCATTTGTGTACCCTTCTTGAAAGGCAGTATAGTGCTGGGGATTCTGACACTCACCCATGCCCAACCCTATCATTTTAATGAGGACATGGCGGAGTTCATGGAGGTTTTTTCTCCCTCCATTGCCATTGCTTTAGACTATGCCACTACCCTTTTTGAAGCTAGCTCTCAGCCTGGTCAATAG
- a CDS encoding AarF/ABC1/UbiB kinase family protein has translation MTDIETLQRYSPEVIANYYNRRPWLVVRRGLQILFHFGIFYLHLLLDKIFKKEEKNKQKRAEELRQILTRLGPTFIKVGQALSTRPDLVKKDYLEELTKLQDQLPPFDNKIAFQIIEKELDLKIEEAYREISSQPVAAASLGQVYRGYLHTGEEVAIKVQRPNLLPILTLDLYLLRWMAVHFGKFLPLNLGHNLELIVDEFGAKLFEEIDYLNEARNAEKFAANFRGDKDIKVPAIYWRYTTHKVLTLEWINGYKLTDVESIKAAGLNPDNLIRIGVISGLRQLLEHGFFHADPHPGNLFAMPDGRMAYIDFGMMDQLSEDTKETIVSSVVQLINKDYKALAEDFVKLGFLTPETDIRPIIPALEKVFNNAIGRSVSDFNFKTITDDFSELMFDYPFRVPAKFALIIRSLVTQEGLALSLNPNFRIVEVSFPYVSRRLLTEESPAMRKRLLEVLFKDGKFQWQRLEHMIALARMDGHFDLLPTAGLGLQFLVSPEGEYLRQQIITALIEDDRLHTEEVKRLWQLIQPELHPRKLLDVAWKAIRERVGVGQ, from the coding sequence ATGACAGACATTGAAACCCTCCAACGCTATTCCCCAGAAGTAATTGCTAATTACTACAATCGTCGCCCCTGGTTGGTTGTCCGTCGTGGCCTACAAATCCTCTTCCATTTTGGCATTTTCTACCTACATTTGTTACTAGACAAAATCTTTAAAAAAGAAGAAAAAAACAAGCAAAAAAGAGCTGAAGAGTTAAGACAAATTCTAACTAGATTAGGCCCCACATTTATTAAGGTAGGACAAGCTCTATCCACCCGCCCAGACTTAGTAAAAAAAGATTACTTGGAAGAATTAACCAAGCTACAAGACCAGCTTCCCCCCTTCGATAATAAGATAGCTTTTCAGATTATCGAGAAAGAATTAGACCTGAAAATAGAAGAAGCCTATCGCGAAATCTCCTCTCAACCCGTAGCCGCCGCCAGTCTTGGACAAGTTTACCGAGGCTATCTCCATACCGGCGAGGAAGTGGCTATAAAAGTCCAAAGGCCCAACCTTTTGCCAATCCTCACCCTCGATTTGTACCTATTACGCTGGATGGCAGTACACTTTGGCAAGTTTTTACCCCTCAACCTAGGACATAATCTAGAACTAATTGTAGACGAGTTCGGTGCTAAACTTTTTGAAGAAATCGACTACTTAAATGAAGCCAGAAATGCAGAAAAATTTGCCGCAAACTTTCGAGGAGATAAAGACATAAAAGTCCCCGCCATATACTGGCGTTATACAACCCATAAAGTCCTCACCTTGGAGTGGATAAATGGTTATAAATTAACTGATGTAGAAAGTATAAAAGCGGCAGGATTAAATCCAGATAATCTAATTCGTATCGGTGTTATCTCCGGATTAAGACAGCTTTTGGAACACGGATTCTTCCACGCAGATCCCCATCCTGGTAATCTATTTGCCATGCCAGACGGCCGCATGGCCTATATCGATTTTGGCATGATGGACCAACTCAGTGAAGACACTAAAGAGACCATTGTATCCTCTGTAGTTCAACTGATCAATAAGGACTATAAAGCCCTGGCAGAAGATTTTGTTAAACTGGGTTTCCTGACACCAGAAACCGACATCAGACCTATCATACCAGCCCTAGAAAAAGTATTCAACAACGCCATCGGCCGGAGTGTTTCTGACTTCAATTTTAAAACCATTACAGACGATTTCTCTGAGTTGATGTTTGATTACCCCTTCCGAGTGCCGGCAAAATTCGCCCTCATTATCCGCTCCCTAGTAACCCAAGAAGGATTAGCATTGAGTTTAAACCCTAATTTCCGCATCGTAGAAGTATCATTCCCCTACGTCTCCCGCAGACTCTTAACAGAAGAATCCCCGGCAATGCGTAAACGTCTGCTGGAAGTGTTGTTTAAAGACGGCAAATTCCAATGGCAAAGACTAGAACATATGATAGCACTGGCCCGTATGGATGGACACTTTGACCTTCTCCCTACCGCTGGTCTCGGGCTACAATTTTTAGTATCCCCAGAAGGGGAATACCTCCGTCAGCAAATCATAACCGCCCTGATAGAAGACGATAGACTCCACACCGAGGAAGTAAAAAGACTATGGCAGCTAATTCAACCAGAATTACACCCCCGCAAACTCCTAGACGTCGCCTGGAAAGCAATTAGGGAAAGGGTAGGGGTAGGGCAGTAG
- the rimM gene encoding ribosome maturation factor RimM — protein sequence MEITEFLEIGTIVCPQGLKGNVKVQSDTDFPERFQKPGIRWITKPHSPSPQKIQLERGWKIPGKNVFVVKFAGIDDRQTAETLRGCKIFVLKCDKPELKEGEYHVSDLIDLEVYIQATGENIGVVVDVFAAGNDILEVKLHKQPPQKERKIPDLSKLNRYSKLRKFRPRKTKPFTVLIPFVDEIVPVVDLENRRIEINPPLGLLNLDLAEEAR from the coding sequence CTGGAAATAACAGAATTCCTAGAAATTGGTACAATTGTATGTCCCCAAGGTTTAAAGGGGAATGTAAAAGTCCAAAGTGATACCGATTTTCCCGAACGTTTTCAAAAACCCGGAATCCGCTGGATAACTAAACCCCACTCCCCATCCCCCCAAAAAATCCAATTAGAAAGAGGCTGGAAAATCCCTGGCAAGAATGTGTTTGTCGTTAAATTTGCTGGCATTGACGATCGCCAGACTGCAGAAACTCTAAGGGGTTGTAAGATTTTTGTACTAAAATGTGATAAACCCGAACTAAAAGAGGGAGAATATCACGTATCCGATCTGATTGACCTAGAAGTTTATATTCAGGCAACTGGGGAAAACATAGGAGTGGTAGTAGATGTTTTCGCCGCCGGCAACGACATCCTGGAAGTCAAACTCCATAAACAACCCCCCCAAAAAGAAAGAAAAATCCCCGACTTGAGTAAACTAAACCGCTATTCCAAGTTGCGCAAATTTAGGCCAAGAAAAACAAAACCCTTCACCGTCTTGATTCCCTTTGTAGACGAAATTGTCCCAGTAGTGGACCTGGAAAACCGCAGAATTGAAATAAACCCACCCCTAGGACTGTTGAATCTGGATTTGGCAGAAGAGGCAAGATGA
- a CDS encoding ribonuclease J, with amino-acid sequence MEENRREVKVYAIKGRRSRKTVGLEKTNKILGETTPEITPVNPPEKKLKIIPLGGLHEIGKNTCIYEYDDEIILVDAGLGFPTEGMHGINIVLPDMTYLKENNHKIKAMIATHAHEDHIGGIPYHLKQIDLPLIYGPRLAISLLEEKLEEAGLLDKTKLHPVLPREVVSIGKYFKVEFIRNTHSIADSFTLAIHTPIGVLIHTGDYKIDHTPVDGERFDLHRLAELGEKGVLCLLGDSTNAEVPGFAPSEMAVYGPLESIFAKTRGRLFITTFSTSVHRLNIILSLAQKYNRKVGVVGRSMLNVIAHARNLGYIRCPDHLFQSLRHLSNLPDHEVLILCTGCQGEKLAAMTRIAKGEHPQVKIRPGDTVVFSANPIPGNTLAVVDTIDKLMLQGADVIYGRHLGIHVSGHGCQEDQKLMLALTKPKFFVPVHGEYRMLVKHAEIARSMGIPPENIVLVNNGETVELTPDSICKGEKVPSGIQLVDTAGVVHAHVMQERQQLAEDGVVTVAAVTDSEGNLLSPPQITLRGVVCTMELPTLERLISFTVERTIQDRIKSSLLLNAGEDINWNGIRLEVEANLSRVIQREIQSEPLVIFMLHVSEGRKTPETETDEEIEGKFPRRRRKTTATTTASV; translated from the coding sequence ATGGAAGAAAATAGAAGAGAGGTCAAAGTGTACGCCATCAAGGGAAGACGCAGCAGAAAAACTGTAGGGTTAGAAAAAACAAACAAAATACTCGGAGAAACAACCCCAGAAATAACCCCTGTGAATCCCCCAGAGAAAAAACTAAAAATTATACCCCTGGGAGGACTTCATGAGATCGGTAAAAATACCTGCATCTATGAATACGACGATGAAATAATTCTAGTAGACGCCGGCTTGGGCTTCCCCACCGAGGGCATGCACGGCATTAATATTGTGCTGCCCGACATGACCTATTTGAAGGAAAATAATCACAAAATCAAAGCAATGATCGCTACCCACGCCCATGAAGATCACATCGGCGGCATCCCCTACCACCTCAAACAAATTGACCTACCCCTTATATACGGCCCCCGCCTGGCTATCTCCCTTTTGGAGGAAAAACTAGAAGAAGCAGGATTACTAGACAAGACCAAACTCCACCCCGTACTACCAAGAGAAGTTGTTAGTATTGGTAAATACTTTAAAGTAGAATTCATCCGTAACACCCACTCCATCGCCGACAGCTTTACCCTCGCTATCCACACCCCCATCGGCGTACTCATCCACACAGGAGACTACAAAATAGACCATACCCCAGTGGACGGAGAACGGTTCGACCTACACCGTCTGGCAGAATTGGGAGAAAAAGGGGTATTATGCCTGTTAGGAGACTCCACTAACGCGGAAGTGCCCGGATTCGCCCCCTCGGAAATGGCCGTATATGGCCCCCTGGAAAGCATTTTCGCCAAAACCAGAGGCCGTCTCTTTATCACCACCTTCTCTACCTCCGTCCACCGTCTAAATATCATCCTCTCCCTGGCACAGAAATATAATCGCAAGGTGGGGGTAGTTGGACGTTCCATGTTAAACGTTATTGCCCATGCCCGTAATCTCGGCTACATCCGCTGCCCTGACCACCTTTTCCAATCCCTCCGTCATCTTTCTAATCTACCAGACCATGAGGTATTAATCCTCTGCACCGGCTGCCAGGGCGAGAAACTGGCCGCTATGACTCGTATTGCCAAAGGGGAACACCCCCAAGTCAAAATCCGCCCCGGCGACACCGTCGTCTTCTCCGCTAACCCTATCCCCGGTAACACCCTCGCAGTTGTAGATACCATTGATAAATTGATGCTACAGGGGGCGGATGTAATATATGGAAGGCATCTGGGAATACACGTCTCCGGCCATGGGTGTCAAGAAGACCAGAAACTCATGTTGGCCCTCACTAAACCCAAATTCTTTGTGCCAGTCCACGGGGAATATAGGATGTTGGTAAAACATGCTGAAATAGCCCGTAGTATGGGTATACCCCCAGAAAACATCGTCCTGGTCAACAATGGCGAAACAGTCGAACTCACCCCTGATAGCATCTGTAAGGGCGAAAAAGTCCCCTCCGGCATCCAGTTGGTAGATACTGCAGGGGTTGTCCATGCCCATGTAATGCAGGAACGTCAGCAACTGGCGGAAGATGGTGTAGTTACCGTGGCTGCCGTCACCGACTCGGAAGGCAATCTCCTCTCCCCCCCACAAATAACCCTCCGTGGCGTGGTTTGTACCATGGAACTGCCCACCCTTGAACGTCTTATCTCCTTTACCGTCGAGAGGACTATACAAGATCGTATCAAAAGCAGTCTCCTCTTAAATGCCGGCGAAGACATCAACTGGAATGGCATCCGTTTAGAAGTAGAGGCCAACCTCTCCCGCGTTATCCAACGAGAAATCCAAAGTGAACCCCTTGTCATCTTCATGCTACACGTATCCGAAGGCAGGAAAACCCCGGAGACAGAAACAGATGAAGAAATAGAAGGCAAATTCCCCCGTCGTCGTCGTAAAACCACCGCTACTACCACCGCCTCCGTCTAA